TTTTGCTATGTTAAAGATTGACTCTTCAACTTGGCCATAAAGAGTTGAAACTAATTTTGTTGTCATTACATCACTCCCGCTTTTAATAAGTCATGCATATTCAATGCACCAACTAAGCGATGAGTTTCATCACAAAGTAATAATCCATTTATTTTCTTATCTTGCATTAGGTTTAGACCTTCAACAGCAAGTAAGTTTGGATTAGCAACCGCTGGAGAGTGTGTCATTACTTCTCCAATAGTTTGAGTATGGATATCGATCTTATTATCTAAAAGGCGACGTAAGTCACCATCAGTGAAGATACCAATTACTTTTTGCTCGTTATCAACGATAGCTGTCATTCCTAACCCTTTTTCAGACACTTCTAAAAGTGCTGTTTTAATAAGAGCATCAGCCGTAACCATTGGCAATTCATCACCTGTATGCATGATGTCTGATAATAAGAGTAGTAATTTACGACCCAAAGCGCCACCTGGATGTGATAAAGCAAAGTCATCAGCAGTAAAGCCTCTTGCTTGAAGAAGCGCAACAGCAAAAGCGTCTCCCATAGCAAGGGTTGCTGTTGTACTTGATGTTGGCGCTAAACCAAGAGGGCAAGCTTCTTGAGGAACCGTAATTTGAAGGTTCACATCAGCGACTTTTACCATGCTAGATTCCGGTTTACCTGTCATTGTAATTAACGTGATACCTAGACGTTTAATTACTGGCAGTAAAGCAAGGATTTCAGACGCTTCACCTGAGTTAGAAATAGCAATAACAATATCGCCTTTTTCAATCATGCCTAAATCACCATGGCTTGCTTCGCCAGGGTGTACAAAGAAAGAGGGAGTGCCTGTACTTGCTAAGGTAGCTGCAATCTTATTACCAATGTGACCTGATTTACCCATTCCCATAACAACAACTTTTTGCTTGCATTCAAGCATTAATTGACACGCTTTAGTGAAGTCATCGTTAATGTAATTGCTGAGTTGGGTAAGAGCATCGATTTCAATTTGAAGAACATTTTTTCCTGCTTTGCAGAAATCAAACTGAGTTGCCATCGGTTACCACCTTGCTGTATTTGAGCGGAATTTATGATTTAGAGGAATAGCCTATACAAATATTATGCCATTTGCCAGAGCTAGTTCAATATTGAGTAGGTAAAAGAAGGTAAATTATCGGGATAAATACCCCATAAGTTCATGATTTTTATTGTTCATCAAACTTATGGGGTTTAAAAGAATGGTTAACCCATATTTAGAAATAAATAGCCTTGGTAGACACAGAAACACGTCACCAAAATACCGCCTTCTATGCGATTAATACTGCGGCTTTTTCCTAATGCCATAATGAGTAATAAGATGGATACACCTAGCATTACATAGAAATCACGGCCCATAAGATCAGGACTGATTTCTGATGGATTAATTAATGCCGGAATTCCCATTACTGCAAGAATATTAAATACGTTTGAGCCAATGATATTACCTGCAGCCATATCATCTTCACCTTTAAGCACACCAGCAACAGAAGCCGCTAACTCAGGAAGGCTTGTACCTAATGCAATGATAGTTAAGCCGATAACTAAATCACTCATACCAAAGTATTTAGCGATAACAACGGCATTATCAATCAGCATGTTTGCACCCACAGGAAGTAAGATAAGACCTACAACAACCCAGAAAAGAGCTTTACCGTTTGCCACGCCTTCTGGGATTTCAGATTCTTGTTCTTCAAGAAGAATATCCCCGTTTTGTTGTTCGTTTTTACTGATGTATAGCATTGCAATGATGAAGCAAGCAAAAAGGCCAATTAACAATAAACCTTCATAAAAGCCAAGGTAGTTATTAAACATAATACCACCAGCTAATAACGTAACCATCAGCATTAATGGTAGTTCGCGACGGATGATTGCTGAGCTGATTGCTAATGGTTTAATTAAGGCGGTAATACCTAAAATTAACGCGATGTTCGCAATGTTTGAACCAATAACGTTACCAACCGCAGTATCTGTTTTTCCATCTAAAGCAGCTGCAGCTGACACCATCATTTCTGGTGCAGACGAGCCCATGGCTAAGATAGTCATACCAATTACAAGAGGGGAAATACCATAGTTTCTCGCTAAGGCAGCAGAACCAAATACCAGTTTATCGGCGCCCCAAACCAATAGAGATAGACCGACGATAAGAAGTAGAGTTGGCATGAGCAGCTCTGTCATTGTGTTAATTTCCTTTTGTAGAAAGATGTTTTTTAGTTTGAATCGCTAATTTTGACGTTTCTCTAACAAAAAAGAAAGAAAAAAGGAGCGCTTTACGTGGAACAGTCTCTAAAGATTATTAAAAAATATAAGTTAGACAGATAAGTTCACGTATACTTATGATTATATTGTTAATGCATGATTTAAATGAGCAGTGAATATATGGGTACGCAGAGCACACTGATTAAAATAGAGAATCTAACCTTTAAACGTGGTGAGCGTATTATTTTTGATGATATTAGTTTGTCTGTTCCAAAAGGGAAGATAACGGCGATCATGGGGCCATCAGGAATTGGTAAAACCACATTATTACGGTTAATTGGTGGGCAAATACTTCCTGAATCAGGAAACATCCATTTTGAAGAGTGGAATATCCCCAAATTAGGGCGTAAAGCTCTGTATTTAGCTCGTAAGAAAATGGGGATGTTATTTCAATCTGGCGCATTATTTACGGATATGAACGTATTCGATAATGTGGCTTTTCCTTTGAGGGAACACACTCAATTGCCTGAAAAACTGATCCGTACATTGGTTCTCTTAAAACTTGAAGCTGTGGGGCTACGTGGTGCCGCTCAGTTGATGCCAAGTGAACTCTCTGGTGGGATGGCAAGACGTGCGGCATTAGCTCGTGCAATCGCATTAGACCCTGACTTAATAATGTACGACGAACCTTTTGTTGGTCAAGACCCTATAACGATGGGGGTATTGGTTGATTTAATTCGTAATCTAAATGATGCGTTAGGATTAACCTCTGTCGTTGTTTCACATGACGTTCCTGAAGTGATGAGTATTGCAGATCATGTCTATTTACTCGCTAACGGTAAAATTATTGCACAAGGTTCACCACAAGAATTGGAGCAAAATCCCGATCCTCAAGTTCGACAATTTTTGGATGGTGAATCTGATGGACCAGTACCATTTCGCTTTCCGGCTAATACATTAAATGAGGATCTTTTCTCTCATGAGTAATTTTTCACTTGTCTCTTCAATAGAACAGATAGGACGACGCGCTTTATCGGTTTGTGAAGCCTTTGGGCGTGCAACCTTTATGTTGCTTGGCGCGATATTTGCGAAACCTCAACCAATAAAAATGTTTCCTTTGCTGCTAAAGCAACTCTATTCCGTAGGTGTTTTATCTTTAGTGATTATTGTGGTGTCAGGACTCTTTATTGGAATGGTAATCAGCTTGCAAGGTTATATTATTTTAGTTGATTACGGGGCTGAGACCAGTTTAGGGCAGCTTGTTTCTTTATCACTACTTAGAGAGTTAGGCCCTGTGGTAACTGCATTGCTGTTTGCTGGCCGTGCGGGTTCTGCATTAACCGCTGAAATTGGATTAATGAAAACCACCGAACAAATTTCAAGTATGGAAATGATGGCTGTAGACCCGTTGCGTCAAATTATTGCACCTCGTTTATGGGCAGGGATCATTTCGATGCCAATTCTCGCTGTCATCTTTATGGCTGTGGGTATTTGGGGAGGGCAAATTGTCGGAGTCGAATGGAAAGGGATTGATTACGGCAGTTTTTGGTCGGTAATGCAATCATCGGTTGATGTGCGATATGACATTGTAAATAGCTTAATTAAATGTGTGGTGTTTGCATTTATTGTTACATGGATTGCTCTGTTTAATGGTTATGATGCAACGCCTACTTCTGAAGGTATTTCATTGGCAACGACACGCACAGTAGTGCACTCTTCGTTGGCGGTATTAGGTATTGATTTTGTGCTTACGGCACTGATGTTTGGGAACTAAATTATGCAACAGACACGTAAAGTAGAATTTTTTGTTGGCCTTTTTGTATTAGCAGGAATGGCCGCTTTACTGATGTTATTACTTAAAGTTGCGGATGTTCGCAGTGGTGGTAGTGGTGAGTATTACACTCTAAATGCTCAATTTGATAACATCGGAAGTTTAAAATCACGCTCACCAGTAAAAGTCGGTGGTGTTGTTATTGGCCGTGTAGATAACATTACTCTTGATAAAGAAAGTTATTTGCCTATCGTAAGCATGCAAATTGACAAACAGTTTGGTGCTTTTCCTGAAACCTCAGCGGCTCAAATTTTAACGTCAGGTCTGATTGGTGAACAATACATCGGGATTGTTCCTGGGTTTATTGACGAAGATATTGATATGTTAGGTAATGGTGATTTTATTGAAGATACCAAATCAGCATTGGTATTAGAGGATATGATCGGGCAAGTGCTATACAGCATTGGTGGTGATTCGTCAGAAGCAAGTGAGGAAGAGTAATGAAACAGTGGATAAGTGCAGTTATAGTCGTAATTTGTTTTTTTTCATCAGCGATTAATGCTCAAGAGATAGATAAAACAAAACCTTATGAAATGATGGCACAAGTATCTGAAATTACTTTTGCTCGATTAAAATCAGAGCAGAGTGCAATAAAAACGGACCCAAATATTTTAAAAACGGTCGTTGATGAAGAGTTAATGCCGTATGTAAATGTAAAATATGCAGCTTACAAATTATTAGGGACACACTTAAAGAAAACTACACCAGAAGAGCGAGCAGAGTTCGTGACTGCTTTTCGTGATTATTTAGTTGCCTCTTATGCTCAAGTTTTAACGTTATATACAGATCAAAAAATTGTATTAGAAAAAGCGAAAAAAATACCGGAAGGAAAAAGAATCATCAGTGTTCGTGTTGATATCTTAGATTCAGCTCGTCCGACCGTAAAAGTCGATTTCAAACTGCGTAAGAATAAAAAAACAGGTGAATGGCAGGCCTTTGATATGGTCGCTGAAGGAGTAAGCCTTTTATCGACTAAGCAGTCTGAGTGGAATGGTAAAATTCGCAAAGAAGGCATCAGCTCAGTAAGTGCTGAGTTACGCTCTTTAGCTAAGCAACCAATTCGATTAGAAGGCAATAAATAATGCCTGTTATCGATTTATGTGTAACTAAAGTTGATGAAATAAGCTTCAAAGGTGCTCTTGATCGTGAGACTGTGCCTAATATTTGGAATAAATTGACAAAGTGGCAACCTAATTTGAGTCAAGTAAAGGTAGACTTAGCTCACGTTAATCGCATTGACTCTGCAGGGCTTGTATTACTTTTACACCTAATAGAGCATGCAAAAAATCAAAACTGTCATATAATGTTTACTTTCGTCCCAGATCAGCTCATTACTTTAATTCAATTAAGTAATGTGGAATCATTGTTTGCTGATCATATAAATAACGCAAAGGTAGAGTAATGGATAGCGCCGAGATTAAAGAGTTACTAGACGCAGCACTTCAACTAGAAGAGATACATGTAAAAGGCGAAGGAAGCCATTTCGAAGTCATTGCTGTTGACGCATCATTCGCAGGTATGAGCCGAGTGAAAAAACAACAAACCATCTATGGACCTTTGATGGAGCATATCTCAACGAACACAATTCATGCTCTATCAATAAAAGCGTTTACTCCTGAAGAGTGGGCACGTGATAAAAAATTAAATAGCTTATTCTAAGAGGCCCTTTGATGTATAAGTTTCGAATTCAAGGAAGTGATAAGCCACTTTCTGGCGAAGTTACAATTTCTGGTGCAAAAAATGCTGCACTACCAATTCTATTTGCTTCGTTGCTTGCAGAAGAACCTGTTGAAGTAGCAAATGTACCGAAACTTCGTGATGTTGACACCACGATGGAACTGTTAAAGCGTTTAGGTGCTGAAGTATCTCGTAACGGTTCTGTTCATATTGATGCAAGTGGCGTAAATGACTTCTGTGCACCTTATGATTTAGTAAAAACAATGCGTGCATCAATTTGGGCGTTAGGTCCATTGGTTGCTCGTTTTGGTAAAGGTCAGGTTTCATTACCTGGTGGTTGTGCTATCGGTGCTCGTCCTGTTGATCTTCATATTCACGGATTAGAGCAACTAGGCGCAACAATCAAACTTGAAGAAGGTTATGTAAAAGCGGAAGTTGATGGTCGCCTTAAAGGTGCTCATATCGTAATGGACAAAGTCAGTGTTGGTGCAACCATTACTGTTATGTGTGCAGCAACATTAGCTGAAGGCACGACGGTATTAGAAAACGCAGCGCGTGAACCTGAAATTGTTGATACTGCTAATTTCCTTAATGCTATCGGCGCTAAAGTGTCTGGTATGGGTACCGATACAATTACTATCGAAGGTGTTGAGCGCTTAGGTGGTGGTTATCACGAAGTGGTTGCTGACCGTATTGAAACAGGTACGTTCCTTGTTGCTGCTGCGGTATCTGGCGGTAAGATCGTTTGTAAGAATACAAAAGCACATCTACTTGAAGCGGTACTTGCTAAACTTGAAGAAGCGGGTGCAGACGTTCAAACTGGTGATGATTGGATTAGCTTAGATATGACTGGCCGTGAGTTAAAGGCGGTAAATATCCGTACTGCACCACACCCAGCATTCCCTACCGATATGCAAGCTCAATTCACACTTTTAAATATGATGGCCAAAGGTTCAGGTATCATTACTGAAACGATTTTCGAAAACCGTTTCATGCACATTCCTGAATTGCAACGTATGGGTGCTCATGCTGAAATCGAAGGTAATACTGCTATTTGTGGTGATACTGATGGTTTAAGTGGTGCTCAGGTTATGGCGACAGATTTACGTGCATCAGCAAGCCTTGTGATCGCAGGTTGTATAGCAAAAGGTGAAACAATTGTTGATCGAATTTATCATATCGACCGTGGATATGATAAGATTGAAGACAAGTTAACCGCTTTAGGTGCAAATATTGAGCGAGTTCATAGCGACGACTTATAAGTGTTGCGATATATACGCTTAATGTAAACGTATTAAAGTGGAAGCCGGGTATATTACTACCCGGTTTTTTATTGGTTGGAAATAAAGCTAATTTGTTCATTTAAAAAGATAATGATGAACAGGTTAGTGAGTTTAGGAGATACATTTATGATCGCATTGTTACGCCTGATTGCTTTGGCTATCTTTGCTGTCTTTACTTTTGTGTTTGGTTGCGGTTATTGCTTATTAAGCCCTCGTAATCCAAAGCACGTTTATACTTTTGGTCGCTTATTTGCTCGAATGTCACGTGTTTTTGGTATCAAACTAGAAATTCGTGTACCTGAGAGTGCAAAAAGTTCAGAGCCAAGTTTATACATTGCGAATCACCAAAATAACTGGGATCTTTTCACTGTTTCTGGTGCTATTCAACCAAGAACCGTAACGGTTGGTAAGAAAAGCTTAGCTTGGATGCCATTATTTGGTCAGCTTTACTGGATTACAGGGAATATTTTGATCGACCGTAACAATCGCAGTAAAGCGGTAGGTACGATTGCTCAAGTGGCAGAGAATATTAAAAAGCGTAATGTTTCTGTTTGGATGTTTCCTGAGGGAACGCGTTCACGTGGACGTGGATTGCTACCGTTTAAAACAGGCGCTTTTCATGCCGCTATTGCAGCAGATGTGCCTGTAACTCCGATTGTTTGTAGTAATACTCAAGGCAATATTAAGTTAAATCGTTGGAATAATGGACACGTAATTGTTGAAATTTTGCCGCCGATCAGCAGTGAAGGGTACGAAAAAGACAATGTGCGTGAATTAGCTAATTTGTGCCGTGAGCAGATGATTACTAAATTAGAAGAATTAAATAAAGAAGTTGCAGAGCGCAACCAAGCGTAATTAATTATCCTTAAATTTTATCTAAGGCATACGGTTTTCTGTGTGCCTTTTTCTTTTTTAGATGTGTAGACATGACAGAATATGTAGTACTTGTGAATGAGCAAGGTGATGCCATTGGTACAATGGAAAAATTAGAAGTGCATGAGAAAGGCTTGTTACATCTCGCTTTTTCAGTATTGCTCTATCGTGAAACGGATTTAGGAAAAGAGTTTTTATTACAAAAGCGTGCCGAGTGTAAATATCACAGTAAGAACAAATGGAGTAATACCTGTTGTTCTCACCCCCGAGTGAATGAAAACGTAGAGGCGGCGGGTACGCGACGTTTAAATGAAGAGATTGGTATAACTGGTGTTTTACCTGAGCAGTTCATAAATCTTGGTTGGTTTATTTATCAAGCTGAATTAGAAAATGGATTGAGTGAGCATGAGCAAGATTATATTTTGATTGCTAACACTCCAGATGTGAGTTTTATATTGAACCCTGAAGAAGTCAGTGACATTCAGTGGTGGAGTGAAGCTGATATTGAAAAAGAACTGAAAGCAAACCCAGATACTTTTTCTGTCTGGTTTCCTACAGTTTATAAGAAAGTACTTACTCACCTACATCAAGCGAACTAAATCGATATTCTTTTATTAGTGTCTCGTCCTAAAATACGTTGACGATTTTTAATTGAAAGCTAAGTGCGTACGCACTTGGCTTTTTTGTGTACTTGATTTGGTGTACTCATTCCCAAGCTTAAATGTGGCCGCATTTCATTATAAATAAAAATAGATTCTTCAACTAAATGCCTTAACTCCTCTAAATCTTTACAGTCATACAAAAGAAACTCTTGTTTAAGTATCCCATTTATTCGCTCTGCTAATGCATTTTGATAGCAATCATAACCATCCGTCATTGATGGCTTAATATCATTTTTATTCAATTTTTCCTGATAAACCTTTGAACAATACTGTAATCCTCGGTCTGAATGATGAATCGTACTCCTTTGATATTGACGGCTATCTATCGCCATATCAAGAGCTTTGACTACATCAGTAGCTTTCATTTCATCACTTAATTCATATCCCATTATCTTTCGACTATAAGCATCTGTTACTAAAGATAAATAATGAATACCTTTTTGTGATTGAACGTAAGTGATATCACTAACAAAAACCTCTTCAGATGCTTGAGGTGTTACTTCTTTAAGTAAATTAGGATGTTTTTTCATCCAATGCTTACTATAGGTAGTTTTTGTATAACTTCGTTTAGGTTTTACTAATAAGCACTCATTTCTTAAATAGGAAAAAAAGTTATCTCTGCCTAACTTTATGCCATGAGTGATGAATTTGGGCTTAAGTAAAAAATATAATTTTTTACCTCCAATACGAGGCATATATCGACGAATTTCTTGCACCATATTTTTAACCGGTGAAAGTTCAACGGCACGTTTCAGAGCTCTACGTTCTTGTTGGTATATACATTGTCTTGTAATGCCAAGTAGCTGACTAGCTCGCTCTAAGCTGATCATTTTCTGCTTTTGAAGACTTCTTGCTCCTTGGCAATATACTTTTTTCTAAGGCCTGCACCATGTTCTGCGTCCATGATATTCACTACTTCATTAAGTAATAAATTACGCATTCTTTCATCATCAAGCTCTCGCTCTAAACGTTTAATTTTTTGTGCAGGCGATTCTTTCGCTTTCGGGGATTTAGGCATAATAATCTTAGGTGATTGAGACCAGTCCATCTTACCGTGTTTTCTTAACCAAGTAAGTACGGTAGATCGACCTTGAATGCCATAAATGTTTTGAGCTTGCTTATAGGTCATATCGCCTTTTTCTATAGCGGCAACAAGCTGCAATTTAAAGCCTAATGAATAATCGCGTTGAGTTCGCTTATTCTTTGTTTTTTCTTGATTTGTCATATAAAAGTCCTAAATGTGTAAACACATTTCAGGACGAGACATAGATAAAAAATAAGGCAGAAGAAATTCTGCCTTATTTCGTTTTAATTTAGTGTTCGATTATTTACGAACTGCAATAGCTTCGATTTCGATACCAACATCTTTTGGTAGACGAGCTACTTCAACACAAGAGCGAGCAGGGTAGTTTGCAACTTTGTGTTCATCGAAGAAGTTACCATATACTTCGTTTACTGTGCCAAAGTCATTAAGATCTTTTACAAAAACTGTCATTTTTACAATGTCAGATACAGTTAGGCCTGAAGCTTCAACAACGGCTTTTACGTTCTCTAGTGATTGGCGTGCTTGCTCAGCGATATCGTCAGATACTTCACCTGTTGCAGGGTTTACAGGGATTTGGCCTGAAGTTAGTACCATATTACCAAGGTCAACACCTTGAATATATGGGCCAATAGCTGCTGGTGCATTATCTGTATGAAGAACTTTAGTCATTGTTATGATTCCTTTTTGAAATAAAGTAAGTCTAAGGAGCAATAGACCTTAGAAGCATTACGATTGTTCAATATAAAACAAATAACCGTAAGAAAACAGCCCCGAGAATATCGAGGCTGAGAAGAGAATCAAATTTAATTAATTTAAGTCTGTGACTACTTCACGTGAGTATACTTTCTCACAGTATTTGCATTTCAGATGAATATCTTCTTTCTTTGTTAGAACTTTGAAGCTGCTGTCTACCGGCTCACCGTGAGTAATACAGTTACTGTTTGGACACTCAAAAACACCCGTGATCTGTTCTGGTAGTACTAATGGTATTTTCTTTACTACTTCATAGTTCTCAATCTGGTTAACTGTTGCATGCGGTGCATATAATGCAAGCTTGCTTGCCTGTTCTGGAGTAATAAATGTGTTTTCAATTTTTAATAAATCTTTTGCACCAAGCGCTGATGAAGGTAAATTCAAACCTACAGTCACACGCTCTGCACTTTTATCCATTTGGAATAATTTAAGCACTTTAATCCCAATATTAGCGGGAATATGATCGATTACCGTACCGTTGTTGATTGCTTCAACACGTAATTGAGTTTTGTTAGCCATGGTATTCTCTCCCTTAAAGTGTTTCATTTAAAACTAAAGCCAATAGAGCTTGGCGAGCATAAACACCATTTTCGGCTTGTTGGAAATAGTAAGCGTGTGGTGTTGCATCAACGTCAGTATCAATTTCATCAACACGTGGCAGTGGATGCAGAACTTTTAGGTTTTCGCGTGCAGGCTGTAGATTTTCAGCTGAAAGAATATATGCAGACTTGATGTGCGCGTATTCAGATTCATCAAAACGCTCTTTCTGTACTCGAGTCATGTATAGAATATCAAGCTCAGGAATTGCATCATCCATGCTTTCAACCAGTTGGTACTCAATGCCTAATTCATCAAGTTCTTCGCAAATGTAGTCCGGCATCGCTAATACTTCAGGAGCAATAAAGAAGAACTTAATACCTTCAAATTTAGCTAACGCTTGGGTCAGAGAATGGACTGTACGACCGTATTTCAAATCACCAACAAAAGCGACGTTTAGGTTGTCTAAGCGGCCTTGAGTTTCATAAATGGTGTAAAGATCTAAGAGCGTTTGAGTTGGGTGTTGGTTTGCACCGTCACCAGCATTAATTACAGGTGTACCGTTTGAGAATTCAGACGCTAAGCGTGCAGCCCCTTCTT
The Aliivibrio fischeri ATCC 7744 = JCM 18803 = DSM 507 DNA segment above includes these coding regions:
- the pyrB gene encoding aspartate carbamoyltransferase, encoding MANSLYQKHIISIPELSRQELELIVETAGKIKKEPQPDLLKNKIVASCFFEASTRTRLSFETAIQRLGGSVIGFDTAGNTSLAQKGETLADSVQIITSYADAYVMRHPQEGAARLASEFSNGTPVINAGDGANQHPTQTLLDLYTIYETQGRLDNLNVAFVGDLKYGRTVHSLTQALAKFEGIKFFFIAPEVLAMPDYICEELDELGIEYQLVESMDDAIPELDILYMTRVQKERFDESEYAHIKSAYILSAENLQPARENLKVLHPLPRVDEIDTDVDATPHAYYFQQAENGVYARQALLALVLNETL